One Primulina tabacum isolate GXHZ01 chromosome 10, ASM2559414v2, whole genome shotgun sequence DNA segment encodes these proteins:
- the LOC142504982 gene encoding uncharacterized protein LOC142504982: MAKAYDRVQWSFLLDVLRHYGFSEQGSPAGRPFVPTSFILGAEYLSRGLDRLYRQYPAIRYRSGCDLLLSHLAYADDIIIFANGGTCEMNSLMDFLHHYENCSGQLVNAVKSVIILPPRCSGRTRSRLLRITRFGEGHFPIKYLGVPLFRGNRVCSLFDPLVQMVRKKLEGWELKTLSPGSRMTLLRSVLLSVPIYMFQEFQPPLAVIERLENVFNGFLWGSRSLDKKWHWARWSRACLPVSEGGLGFRRLKDIVESFSIKLWFRFRQGSSLWAKFMMIKYCQLVHPAYVSSAGFISPT; the protein is encoded by the exons ATGGCTAAAGCTTATGATAGGGTCCAATGGTCTTTTCTGTTGGATGTTTTGAGGCATTATGGCTTTTCAGAGCAG GGGTCTCCGGCAGGGCGACCCTTTGTCCCCACTTCTTTCATTCTGGGGGCTGAGTACCTTTCGCGTGGTCTTGATCGTCTTTATCGTCAGTATCCTGCGATTAGGTACCGATCTGGTTGTGATCTCCTTCTTTCCCACCTGGCatatgctgatgatatcattatttttgccaatggtgggacTTGTGAGATGAACAGTCTCATGGATTTTTTGCATCACTATGAAAACTGCTCGGGGCAGTTGGTGAATGCAGTTAAGAGCGTCAttattttgcctccgaggtgttCTGGTCGTACACGTTCCCGTCTCCTTCGTATCACTAGGTTTGGGGAGGGTCATTTTCCTATCAAATACCTCGGAGTTCCTTTGTTTCGTGGGAATAGAGTTTGCTCTCTTTTTGATCCCCTTGTGCAGATGGTGCGTAAGAAGTTGGAGGGTTGGGAGCTTAAAACTCTTTCCCCGGGGAGCCGTATGACCCTCCTTAGGAGTGTTCTCCTTTCGGTTCCCATTTACATGTTCCAGGAATTCCAGCCACCTCTGGCAGTTATAGAGAGACTTGAGAATGTTTTCAATGGTTTCCTGTGGGGATCCAGATCCTTGGataagaaatggcattgggcgaGGTGGTCTCGTGCATGTCTTCCTGTCTCTGAAGGGGGTCTTGGATTTCGCAGGCTCAAAGATATTGTGGAAAGCTTCTCCATTAAATTATGGTTTCGTTTTCGTCAAGGTTCATCCCTATGGGCCAAATTCATGATGATAAAATACTGCCAGTTGGTGCATCCAGCTTATGTTTCATCTGCTGGgttcatttctcccacttga